One stretch of Streptomyces peucetius DNA includes these proteins:
- a CDS encoding TetR/AcrR family transcriptional regulator produces MGVVRTPRGKWIEEGLRALAAGGPQAVRIEPLAQALGVSKGGFYGYFANRDALLAEMLDTWEHEVTETLIEQIESAGGDPRAKLERLFTTTPPADEPITGVAVDLAIRGWARRDEAVAQRLRRADNRRMEYLRSLFGAFCPDEDDVEVRCMLAFSLRIGNHFIAADHGGHTRAEVMELTRGWLLR; encoded by the coding sequence ATGGGCGTGGTCCGTACGCCTCGCGGCAAATGGATCGAAGAGGGGCTGCGGGCGCTTGCCGCCGGCGGCCCGCAGGCTGTCCGGATCGAGCCGCTGGCGCAAGCACTCGGCGTCAGCAAGGGCGGCTTCTACGGGTACTTCGCCAACCGGGACGCGCTGCTCGCCGAGATGCTCGACACCTGGGAGCACGAAGTCACCGAGACCCTGATCGAGCAGATCGAAAGCGCTGGGGGAGACCCCAGGGCCAAGCTGGAGCGGCTGTTCACGACCACCCCGCCCGCCGACGAGCCGATCACGGGCGTCGCGGTCGACCTCGCGATCCGCGGCTGGGCCCGGCGCGACGAGGCGGTGGCGCAGCGGCTGCGACGCGCCGACAACCGGCGCATGGAGTACCTGCGCTCGCTGTTCGGCGCCTTCTGCCCCGACGAGGACGACGTCGAGGTCCGCTGCATGCTCGCCTTCTCACTGCGCATCGGCAACCACTTCATCGCCGCCGACCACGGCGGTCACACCCGCGCGGAGGTCATGGAGCTGACCAGAGGATGGCTGCTGAGATAG